The Castor canadensis chromosome 8, mCasCan1.hap1v2, whole genome shotgun sequence genome contains a region encoding:
- the LOC109674369 gene encoding olfactory receptor 6C74-like: protein MRNHTRVTVFILAGLTDDPQLKVVLFIFLILTYLLSITGNLIIITLTLVDSHLKTPMYFFLRNFSFLEISYTTTCTPKLLAVMVTGDHTISYNNCVTQVFFAFLLGASEFYLLTAMSYDRYVAICKPLHYTTIMSNRICTQLVLSSWLAGFFVIFPPLVIGLNIDFCASNVVDHFYCDTTPLLQISCTDTQLLEMMGFASALVTLLVTLILVIISYTFIAMTIFKIPSISQRKKAFSTCSSHMIVLSLSYGSCFFMYLKPSVKQRISFTKGIAVLNTSAAPLLNPFIYTLRNEQVKKAFINTIRRIFSFSKK, encoded by the coding sequence ATGAGAAACCATACAAGAGTGACAGTGTTCATCTTGGCGGGTTTGACTGATGACCCACAATTGAAAGTTGTGCTCTTTATCTTCCTGATTCTCACCTACTTGCTAAGCATCACTGGCAATCTGATCATCATCACACTCACCCTGGTGGATTCTCACCTTAAGACCCCCATGTATTTTTTCctcaggaatttttccttcttagaaattTCCTACACTACTACATGCACACCTAAATTGCTAGCTGTTATGGTAACTGGAGACCATACTATTTCCTATAATAATTGTGTCACTCAGGTGTTTTTTGCCTTCCTACTTGGAGCATCAGAATTTTACTTGCTGACAGCAATGTCCTATGACCGTTACGTGGCCATCTGTAAGCCCCTGCATTACACAACCATCATGAGCAACAGAATCTGCACACAGCTCGTTCTCAGCTCTTGGCTTGCTGGATTTTTTGTCATCTTTCCACCACTGGTAATAGGACTAAATATTGATTTCTGTGCCTCCAATGTTGTTGACCATTTCTACTGTGACACTACTCCCCTCCTGCAGATTTCTTGCACAGACACACAACTCCTGGAGATGATGGGATTTGCCTCAGCTTTGGTGACACTCTTGGTTACATTGATATTGGTGATAATATCTTACACTTTTATTGCtatgacaatttttaaaatcccTTCAATTAGTCAGAGGAAAAAGGCTTTTTCCACATGTTCTTCTCACATGATTGTGTTATCCCTTTCTTATGGCAGCTGCTTCTTCATGTATCTTAAACCATCAGTCAAACAGAGAATATCTTTTACCAAGGGAATAGCAGTACTGAACACCTCAGCTGCTCCACTTTTGAATCCTTTTATCTATACTTTACGGAATGAGCAAGTGAAGAAAGCCTTCATTAATACAATACGCAGGATTTTCTCATtctcaaaaaaatga